A stretch of Gambusia affinis linkage group LG10, SWU_Gaff_1.0, whole genome shotgun sequence DNA encodes these proteins:
- the LOC122838157 gene encoding glomulin-like translates to MMNEDKVHEIIQRWRETPEEDLKLEDYQQFRDVGAACLSGGDGQQLLKFIQDEKNQGIVKSMGCGLLAPLVDELVRNKKSHDHCQAAFTQLIMTCSSRTLLDSFLELIEDMDPGAISETILVLLPHLQTVLLQLDENRAAGVGLALSALHKQLSRLPVPYTQQQEEADEHGLCCCCVALATFTRPFIDGVKKKDENCNPTPEDDELKTEILKFCMLSLKEPLLEAELNRDRKSTLWRFAVEIMIILAAIKESLPGLLFFSSLRKFTRMDTNLLQESAACLAYLLFVQLIAIDTFPAVFNPVFILQCNMEHINQLLSRKKESHLLKGLALFAKSLEKVEDNSLPVGLLDLESFYSAPQNLRQVLTDCPIQHLRESGLKVFQLFINKLDAEAKHKFFRCMLKTSHHAGVEGYIVNNIRRQIQSSIKGEANKWFLGTELLPLLELVLSLPQAAETDLLTNMDKIMESLNLLRYLLMRDKELKSDADVWEALCRIKDEYLKMLRVCVSMSRAYYSVEMKALKEEQKLKAKEVKEQARSTRLLKTITVKHDNVSHMSPEVQYQVLQSALVTFDLMESLVVRIDEITEEKQAKPH, encoded by the exons ATGATGAATGAAGATAAAGTGCATGAGATCATCCAGAGATGG CGTGAGACTCCAGAAGAAGATTTGAAGCTGGAGGACTACCAGCAGTTCAGGGATGTTGGAGCTGCCTGTCTCAGTGGGGGTGATGGCCAACAACTGCTGAAATTTATCCAGGATGAGAAAAACCAG GGAATTGTGAAGTCCATGGGCTGTGGTCTGTTGGCACCTCTTGTAGATGAACTAGTTAGGAATAAGAAGAGTCATGACCACTGCCAAGCTGCCTTCACACAACTGATCATG ACATGCAGCTCCAGGACCCTCCTGGACAGCTTCCTTGAATTAATTGAAGACATGGATCCAGGCGCCATTTCAGAAACCATTCTCGTCCTTCTTCCTCACCTTCAGACAG ttctgctgcagctggatgaGAACCGAGCAGCCGGTGTGGGTTTGGCTCTGTCGGCCCTTCACAAGCAGCTGTCCAGGCTGCCTGTACCTTACACCCAACAGCAGGAGGAGGCCGATGAGCACggtttgtgttgctgctgcgTCGCCCTGGCGACGTTCACCAGGCCTTTTATAGACGGGGTGAAGAAGAAGGATGAAAACTGTAACCCAACACCAGAAGATGACGAGCTGAAGACTGAGATTCTTAAGTT ctgcatgCTGAGTTTAAAAGAACCTTTGCTTGAAGCTGAACTGAACCGAGACAGAAAATCAACCTTGTGGCGCTTTGCAGTAGAGATAATG ATCATCCTGGCTGCAATCAAAGAGTCTCTTCCAGGCCTTCTGTTCTTCAGTTCTCTGAGGAAATTCACCAGGATGGATACTAACCTGCTCCAGGAGTCGGCCGCATGCTTGGCCTATCTGCTTTTTGTCCAGCTCATAGCCATAGACACATTTCCAGCCGTATTCAA tCCTGTGTTTATTCTTCAGTGCAACATGGAGCACATCAATCAACTCCTCAGTAG GAAAAAGGAATCGCATTTGCTCAAGGGACTG GCACTGTTTGCTAAAAGCTTGGAGAAGGTGGAAGATAATAGCCTTCCTGTAGGTCTACTAGATCTAGAAAGCTTCTATAGTGCACCACAG AACCTGCGACAAGTTCTCACCGACTGTCCAATTCAACACTTG AGAGAATCAGGACTGAAGGTGTTCCAACTTTTCATAAACAAACTGGATGCTGAAGCAAAGCATAAATTCTTCAG ATGCATGTTAAAAACAAGCCACCATGCAGGTGTTGAAGGTTACATAGTGAACAACATCAGGAGACAAATTCAATCGTCTATAAAG GGTGAAGCCAATAAGTGGTTCTTGGGAACGGAGCTCCTGCCACTGCTTGAACTGGTGCTCAGTTTACCACAAGCTGCAGAGACGGATTTACTCACCAATATGGACAA AATAATGGAGAGTCTGAATCTTCTGCGCTATCTGCTTATGAGAGACAAAGAACTGAAGAGCGAC GCCGATGTGTGGGAAGCACTGTGCAGGATCAAAGATGAATACCTAAAAATGCTGAGAGTGTGTGTCAGCATGTCGAGAGCATATTACTCTGTTGAGATGAAAGCGCTGAAGGAGGAACAAAAGCTAAAAGCGAAAG AAGTCAAAGAGCAAGCTCGGTCTACCAGACTGTTAAAAACCATAACAGTAAAGCACGACAACGTCTCCCATATGTCTCCAGAAGTCCAGTATCAG GTGCTGCAGAGTGCTTTGGTGACCTTTGACTTAATGGAAAGCCTTGTAGTCCGAATAGATGAGATCACAGAGGAAAAGCAGGCGAAACCACACTGA
- the LOC122838156 gene encoding protein SPO16 homolog, with protein MATPSETIAQWRTTIIISSSLQNHDTCRTLSAQQHRIRFSDSVEAGAFIFPLSGTAFLLVDPQDLPEPLEESGLTERIEKFVQVHRNCFLLLYSPFNGEKELQVLTVIQHRFIGSNLKILPVRNGAQITKGMLTIAKATSKPHADKIRERMSLARAHIIETSPVWEMLRDIL; from the exons ATGGCTACGCCCAGTGAAACTATCGCTCAGTGGAGAACGACAATTATAATTAGCTCATCCCTCCAG AACCATGACACCTGCAGGACACTCAGCGCACAGCAGCACAGAATAAGGTTTTCTGACAGCGTGGAAGCTGGGGCTTTCATTTTCCCTCTTTCAG GTACTGCGTTCCTGCTGGTTGATCCTCAGGACCTCCCAGAGCCTCTGGAGGAATCGGGATTAACTGAACGCATTGAAAAATTTGTGCAGGTCCACAGGAACTGCTTTTTACTTCTCTATTCTCCCTTTAATGGGGAAAAAGAACTGCAGGTTCTGACTGTGATTCAGCACAG ATTTATCGGCAGCAATCTGAAGATCCTTCCTGTACGAAATGGTGCACAAATAACCAAAGGAATGCTGACAATTGCCAAG GCCACCAGTAAGCCGCATGCTGATAAAATCCGAGAGCGCATGTCTCTGGCCCGGGCTCACATCATCGAGACCAGTCCTGTGTGGGAAATGCTCAGAGACATTTTATAA